In Armatimonadota bacterium, one DNA window encodes the following:
- a CDS encoding protease complex subunit PrcB family protein, with amino-acid sequence MTLLALFVAGACAQIGAGYATQNAIPWRTYKKGNHDRFQAPRTVVVNNGATWQTYWQSVTGEATAAAPKDVDFTQEMVVGITLGLRRTGGYEIYVEGVRQTGPYDVTIYYVEATPPPGQAVTQALTCPYVMIRLPRVPGTVSFSKRTVQGRAGIDWGEGSCHCCCYCNHGGSEWQVLGYFISGTPGFTGNPFDPLQNIQWRTYKQGNDSRFERFETNVMDNEASWQTYWARNTGNAPQSAPKGIDWVKQRLMAINTGKLGAGASVYVESIVRKNAANLEVTYVVSQQGRDQGTEGPRDDRSEVRGPRSEGSESWSGPSPNTQNLNTQNLNTSSPYVVIAIDRIAGIPTYKRKDVTLPPAGKRAKCNCHCGLCRWDG; translated from the coding sequence TTGACCTTATTGGCGCTCTTTGTGGCGGGCGCCTGCGCTCAAATCGGCGCAGGCTACGCAACCCAGAACGCCATCCCCTGGCGCACCTACAAGAAGGGCAACCACGACCGCTTCCAAGCGCCACGGACCGTCGTCGTTAACAACGGTGCGACCTGGCAAACCTACTGGCAATCGGTGACCGGCGAGGCCACCGCGGCCGCGCCGAAAGACGTGGATTTCACTCAAGAAATGGTCGTTGGAATTACCTTGGGGCTGCGGCGGACGGGCGGCTATGAGATCTACGTCGAAGGGGTGCGCCAAACGGGCCCTTACGACGTGACGATCTACTACGTCGAGGCCACTCCGCCGCCTGGCCAAGCTGTGACGCAGGCGCTCACCTGCCCTTATGTGATGATTCGCCTTCCGCGAGTGCCGGGTACGGTCTCCTTTAGCAAGCGCACGGTGCAGGGCCGCGCCGGCATCGATTGGGGCGAAGGGAGCTGCCATTGCTGCTGCTACTGCAATCATGGAGGCAGCGAGTGGCAGGTGCTGGGCTACTTCATCTCCGGGACTCCCGGATTCACCGGCAACCCGTTCGACCCGCTGCAGAACATTCAGTGGCGAACCTACAAGCAGGGGAACGACAGCCGGTTCGAGCGGTTTGAGACCAACGTGATGGACAACGAAGCCTCGTGGCAGACTTATTGGGCTCGCAACACCGGAAACGCTCCGCAGTCCGCGCCGAAGGGGATCGACTGGGTCAAGCAGCGGCTGATGGCCATCAACACCGGAAAGCTGGGCGCTGGGGCTTCGGTGTATGTGGAGAGCATCGTCCGAAAGAACGCCGCGAACCTGGAGGTCACGTACGTCGTGAGTCAGCAGGGAAGGGATCAAGGGACAGAGGGACCAAGGGACGATAGGTCCGAGGTCCGAGGTCCAAGGTCTGAGGGTTCAGAGTCCTGGTCCGGCCCATCACCCAACACCCAAAACCTGAACACCCAGAACCTAAACACCTCCTCCCCCTACGTCGTCATCGCGATCGACCGGATCGCCGGCATCCCGACGTACAAGCGCAAAGACGTCACCCTCCCCCCGGCTGGGAAGAGGGCGAAATGCAATTGCCACTGCGGCCTGTGCCGATGGGATGGGTGA
- a CDS encoding type II toxin-antitoxin system RelE/ParE family toxin, which yields MAFRIEITPLALADIADCVSHYAVEASPSVAKKWLQGLDLRIESLRKMPRRCSLAPERDDLEFEVRQLRFKSHRVMFLVEGDKRSGIVIILRVYHSARRPIGRTDIGL from the coding sequence ATGGCCTTTCGGATTGAGATCACACCGCTGGCGCTCGCTGACATTGCAGACTGCGTCAGCCACTATGCCGTCGAAGCGTCGCCCTCAGTGGCTAAGAAGTGGCTCCAGGGCCTGGACTTGAGGATCGAGTCGCTCCGCAAGATGCCGAGACGATGCTCCCTCGCCCCTGAGCGCGACGACCTTGAGTTTGAAGTCCGCCAGCTACGCTTCAAGTCGCACCGGGTGATGTTCTTGGTTGAGGGCGACAAGAGGTCGGGCATCGTCATCATTTTGCGCGTGTATCACAGCGCTCGCCGTCCAATTGGCAGGACCGACATCGGGTTGTGA
- a CDS encoding type II toxin-antitoxin system Phd/YefM family antitoxin translates to MLDLRNIHSLTDFLRNHKRHVQRLKDGAVPEVLTVNGKPELVVQSAESYQALLDRLQHAESVAGLRLAYGQVREGKTREYREAMDELRAQHGLSD, encoded by the coding sequence ATGCTCGACCTCCGCAACATCCATTCCTTGACCGACTTTCTTCGCAACCATAAGCGACACGTTCAGAGGCTGAAAGACGGCGCCGTGCCGGAAGTCCTCACGGTGAATGGGAAGCCAGAACTGGTCGTCCAGAGCGCCGAGAGCTACCAGGCCCTGCTCGACCGACTCCAGCACGCGGAGAGTGTTGCCGGCTTGCGGCTCGCCTACGGGCAAGTCCGGGAAGGCAAGACGCGGGAGTACCGAGAGGCGATGGACGAATTGAGAGCCCAACATGGCCTTTCGGATTGA